TCCCATGGGGATATGATTGACCTGAACCGGGAGAACATCCCAGGTTTTGATGTGCGGGAATTTTATGTGCAGCTGGTGGCAGATTTGAAACAAAATGGGTTTTAACGGATGGATTCCCCAAGGAGGAAAAAGAAATGGGAAAGCTGTCTTTTTACCAAAAATTAGATCTGATGGACCGTTGGGAAGAACAGCCCAACCTTGCCCAGATGAAACGGTATTGCCCCGCTTTTATCCGGTGTAAAAACGGGGAAGTCCGTTTGCGGACGGCACAGGTGCTGGCGAATGTGGAGGAGGAAAGCCTGCTCCAGCTTTTGTACCCCCTGGTAAATGATCCGGAAGAATTGGTGCGGGTGAATGCCTGTGATTCTTTGGGAAGTTCCAAAAGCCCAGCGTCCTATCAGATGCTGACAATGAAATTGCAGGATACCCCTTTGGTGCGAAGCTATGTTGTGCTATCGCTGGCAGATATTGCGTTATCGCTGGGGGAGAAACTACAAGAAGAATGTTTCCATTTACTGCTGGAACATCTGCAAACGGAGGAAGCTCCAGGGGTAACAATTCGCTGTTACCGGTCGCTCTATCTGTTAAAGCGGGAGGAACGCTATTTGGATTTGCTGTTGCGGAATTT
This is a stretch of genomic DNA from Clostridium facile. It encodes these proteins:
- a CDS encoding HEAT repeat domain-containing protein; protein product: MGKLSFYQKLDLMDRWEEQPNLAQMKRYCPAFIRCKNGEVRLRTAQVLANVEEESLLQLLYPLVNDPEELVRVNACDSLGSSKSPASYQMLTMKLQDTPLVRSYVVLSLADIALSLGEKLQEECFHLLLEHLQTEEAPGVTIRCYRSLYLLKREERYLDLLLRNLRHPDYRVRCAGFHLLGDMVTPSNCRKIKQAVLECSKQEESVAVSSAINNFKKEFVSKGEKIW